Within the Thermostichus lividus PCC 6715 genome, the region GAATTAGAGAGGTGGCGCGTGTCCGCAGAGATCCATCAGCGTTTTCAAGCTCTCCGGCAACTTTTGGAACTGGTGGGCGATCGCCTCACGGTCACGCTTGACCTCAGTTTAATTCAATCCTTTAACTACTATACGGGGATTGTTTTTGAAGTCTTAGTTGCCACCGAAACAGAACTGCGCTTGGTGGGTCAGGGAGGGCGCTACGATCAACTTCTCAGCGTGTATCATCCTGATGGGACGGCTCTACCTGGCATTGGCTTTGTTTTTAACGTTGAACAATTGCTACAGGCGATCGCCAGTCCTCCGGCCTCTTTACTGGCGGCCCGCAGTCAGTGGCTAGTCGTCCCTCTGAATCCTGCTGCCTTAGGGGCTGCCCTTCAGCATGCCCAAACCCTGCGACTCGATGGCTCAACCCGAGTGGAGCTGGCTCTTTTGGAACTTGCGCCAGAACAAATCCGTTCCTACGCTCGCGATCGCCAAATTCCCTATATTGCTTGGATTGATGTTGATACCCCCCCGCAAATTGAATCTCTTATCGACCCGCTCACGCTGACGCAAAGCCGTGAAACAGCGACCCTTTTGCCACCACGTTCATAGCTTCGCTCCAGTACAAGTTATTGGCGGCTATAGCATTGCAGTCAACGCCTCTGTTAGAATAAAAAGCCGCAGCAATGTGGGCGGTTAACTCAGTTGGTAGAGTATCTCGTTTACACCGAGGCTGTCGGGGGTTCGAGTCCCTCACCGCCCATACACAAACAATCTGAAGTTAAGCTCCTATCAGGTACTGCTCGCCCAACGCAGTATAGGCAGAGCACTGCGACGGATTTTTGGTAGGCGCACTCAGCGCTGCACAAGGGCTGGCAACTCGGGAGAACTTTGCTGCAAGTGGGCTAACTCTTCGACAAAATCACTAATGCCTTGAAATTGACGATAGACCGAGGCAAACCGTACGTAAGCGACTTCACTAATCTGTCGCAGACGCTGGAGAGTCGCTTCTCCGAGTTCGCTACTGCTCACTTCGCGCCGCGATCGCAATTGCAATTCCGCCTCAATATCGTCCACAAGGGCTTCAATTTGCTGTTGTGGGACATTGGTTTTACCACAGGCGGTCATGATCCCCCGCAATAGCTTCGAGCGATCAAACGATTCACGATTGCCATCCCGCTTAATGACAATAATAGGGACAAATTCAATCCGCTCGTAGGTGGTAAAGCGTCGCCCACATTCTAGACACTCCCGTCGCCGCCGGATACTTTGCCCACTTTCTGCGGAACGGGACTCTAGCACACGACTATCGGTATGGTTGCAAAAAGGACACTGCATAAGCACTCAGCCACAATGAGGAGGAGCAGCGCATCAAAGGCTTGTTTGTATCATAGCTGATTCTCTCGGTGCCCTAAGAAGGTATAGGGCAATACCATGATTTGCTACGCTGAAGCTAGACCACGGGTATCACACCATGACCAATTCTGAGCCTCCGAAAAAAAGCGGCCAACCTGCTATCATTAACATTGAACCGGAAACCCTTCTATTCATTGTTGCCTTGGGAATTTTTATTCCCCTGATTGTGGTTGGCTTTTTTGCACGCTAATCAATCAGTTGCCCAGTTTGCAATTGCCAAAGGCTGTAGTACAGTCCTTCCTGAGCAAGTAGCGCTTCGTGGGTGCCCTGCTCGACAATATTCCCCTGTTCCATCACGTAAATACAGTTGGCATGGCGAATCGTTGAGAGCCGATGGGCGATCGCGATCGTCGTGCGGTGCTCAGTAATGTGGGCAAGGGAGCGTTGAATCGCCGCTTCGGTTTCGTTATCCACGGCTGAGGTGGCCTCATCCAACACCAGAATAGGCGGATCCTTGAGAATGGCACGGGCGATCGCCAACCGTTGACGTTGCCCCCCAGAGAGTTTTTGCCCCCGCTCCCCCACCACCGTGTCATACCCTTGCGGCAATTGCTCAATAAACTCGTGCGCCTCCGCCATCTTGGCGGCTTGGATGACCTCCGTCAGTGTGGCATCAAAGGTGCCGTAGGCAATATTTTCAAAAACAGTGCCATGGAACAAAAACACATCCTGACTTACCCAACCAATAGCGGCTCGCAAATCCTGCAAGCGATACTCGCGAATGTCAATACCATCAATACACACACACCCCTGCTGCACCTCGTAAAAGCGCAGGAGCAACTTCACCAGTGTACTTTTGCCAGAGCCAGTGGAGCCAACAATGGCCACAGTCTGCCCAGCGGGAATCGTCAGGTTAATATGTTTGAGCACAGCAGAGCGCCCAGCATAGGCAAAGCTTACATCCCTAAAGGCCACCTCTCCCTTCACCCGAGATGGGTCTAGGGGGCGATCGCCCGTCCGAATGGCAATAGGGGTCTCCAGTAAATTCAACACCCGCTGCGTAGAAGCCATCGCCCGCTGATACTGATCCAGCGTTTCCCCTAGACGCGTCAAAGGCCACAGCAAGCGCTGAATCAGGTACACCATCGTACTGTAAGCCCCTACATCAAGATGGCCGTTAAACGCCGCAAAGCCCCCCAGCACTAGCGTTCCCGTAAAACCAAACAAAATCACAAATCGAATCAGGGGAATATAGGCAGCACTAAGGCGAATGGCACGGCGGTTACTCTGCCGGTAGGCATCACTGTCAATACGCAGTCGCTCCAGCTCATAGCGCTCAGCCGTGAAACTTTTAATGG harbors:
- the nrdR gene encoding transcriptional regulator NrdR — its product is MQCPFCNHTDSRVLESRSAESGQSIRRRRECLECGRRFTTYERIEFVPIIVIKRDGNRESFDRSKLLRGIMTACGKTNVPQQQIEALVDDIEAELQLRSRREVSSSELGEATLQRLRQISEVAYVRFASVYRQFQGISDFVEELAHLQQSSPELPALVQR
- a CDS encoding ABC transporter ATP-binding protein, with protein sequence MHPFVRLLHHTQRYRRQVGLASLYSILNKIFDLAPPVLIGIAVDLVVQRQDSLFSRWGLVSFEHQLLALALISFIIWSLESLFEYAYARAWRNLAQQIQHDLRLETYAHVQEMDMAFFEAHSSGLLLAILNDDINQLERFLDGGANEILQVTTTVIAIGGIFVVLAPTVAFWGMLPMPFILWGSLVFQRRLAPRYADVREKAGRLNERLANNITGIQTIKSFTAERYELERLRIDSDAYRQSNRRAIRLSAAYIPLIRFVILFGFTGTLVLGGFAAFNGHLDVGAYSTMVYLIQRLLWPLTRLGETLDQYQRAMASTQRVLNLLETPIAIRTGDRPLDPSRVKGEVAFRDVSFAYAGRSAVLKHINLTIPAGQTVAIVGSTGSGKSTLVKLLLRFYEVQQGCVCIDGIDIREYRLQDLRAAIGWVSQDVFLFHGTVFENIAYGTFDATLTEVIQAAKMAEAHEFIEQLPQGYDTVVGERGQKLSGGQRQRLAIARAILKDPPILVLDEATSAVDNETEAAIQRSLAHITEHRTTIAIAHRLSTIRHANCIYVMEQGNIVEQGTHEALLAQEGLYYSLWQLQTGQLID